The proteins below come from a single Panicum hallii strain FIL2 chromosome 7, PHallii_v3.1, whole genome shotgun sequence genomic window:
- the LOC112900488 gene encoding subtilisin-like protease SBT1.4, with the protein MHIPTPPLLLALAALAIFLAPAAAAGENAAATGGSDDAVGTYLVVVCRANGPKEDGEKLREWHASLLASLLNTSAGTILEEARSPDGGGQLVYSYQHVVSGFAARLTTQQLDELRKLNWCVDAIPDVDYRLRTTFTPALLGVNTPKTGMWAAARSMGEGIIVAVLDNGIDPRHVSYADDGMPPPPAKWRGKCEFGGAPCNKKLIGGRSQTAGEHGTHTSSTAVGSFVSNVQMFRSNVGTASGMAPRAHLASYEVCFEDTCPSTKQLIAIEQGAFVDGVDVISISAGDDTQKPFYKDLTAVGSFSAVMSGVFVSTSAGNSGPDLGTVSNCAPWVLTVAASTMTRRVISTVKLSNGLVFQGEANRRYKALKATPIVYVPGVFEDGALKAVDVRGKIVFCDRSEGPTMRGEMVRAAGGVGIIMFNDETEGAATWAMGNMTIAAARVSQADGAKIMAYVKSTANPTASLYFTGVVLDPAFQPAIAQYSSRGPCNMSNLGVLKPDITGPGTNIIAAVPGGSAGAPNRTFDMLSGTSMSAPHLSGIAAVLKRARPGWSPSAIRSAMMTTADVTHPDGTPITDEITGKPATHLLMGSGMVNPTKALDPGLIYDLATNDYLRYICGLGYNDSFVNDIIAQPLRNASCATSVKIEGKDLNYPSFLVTLTPAAPVVEVKRTVTNIGEAVSVYTAEVVAPKTVAVEVVPPRLQFSTVNQKMDFTVRFRRVANPVNGTVEGSLRWVSGKYSVRSPIVVLDGTLKLV; encoded by the coding sequence ATGCACATCCCAACTCCACCTCTCCTCTTGGCCCTCGCCGCCCTTGCCATCTTCCTCGCCccagcggccgccgccggggagAACGCCGCTGCCACGGGTGGATCCGACGACGCCGTGGGGACGTACCTGGTGGTCGTCTGCCGAGCCAATGGACCCAAGGAGGACGGCGAGAAGCTGCGCGAGTGGCACGCCTCGCTGCTCGCCTCCCTGCTGAACACCAGCGCCGGCACGATCCTGGAAGAGGCGCGGTCTCCGGACGGCGGCGGGCAGCTCGTCTACTCATACCAGCATGTCGTGAGCGGGTTCGCCGCGCGGCTCACGACGCAGCAGCTGGACGAGTTGCGCAAGCTCAACTGGTGCGTCGACGCCATCCCGGACGTCGACTACCGGCTGAGGACGACGTTCACGCCGGCGCTGCTTGGGGTGAACACGCCCAAGACGGGCATGTGGGCCGCGGCGCGCAGCATGGGGGAGGGCATCATCGTCGCCGTCCTCGACAACGGCATCGACCCACGCCACGTATCCTACGCCGACGACggcatgccgccgccgcccgccaagTGGCGGGGCAAGTGCGAGTTCGGGGGCGCGCCGTGCAACAAGAAGCTCATCGGCGGGCGGTCGCAGACGGCAGGGGAGCACGGCACGCACACCTCCAGCACCGCCGTGGGCTCCTTCGTCAGCAACGTCCAAATGTTCAGGTCGAACGTCGGCACGGCCTCCGGCatggcgccgcgcgcgcacctgGCGTCGTACGAGGTCTGCTTCGAGGACACGTGCCCGTCCACGAAGCAGCTCATCGCCATAGAGCAGGGTGCGTTCGTGGACGGCGTGGACGTCATCTCCATCTCGGCCGGGGACGACACGCAGAAGCCGTTCTACAAGGACCTCACCGCCGTCGGGAGCTTCTCGGCCGTCATGTCGGGCGTCTTCGTGAGCACCAGCGCTGGAAACTCCGGCCCGGACCTCGGGACCGTCTCCAACTGCGCGCCTTGGGTGCTCACCGTGGCTGCGAGCACCATGACCCGGCGCGTCATCTCCACGGTCAAGCTCAGCAATGGGCTGGTGTTCCAAGGCGAGGCCAACAGGAGGTACAAGGCCCTCAAGGCAACCCCGATCGTGTACGTCCCCGGCGTGTTCGAGGACGGCGCACTCAAGGCCGTCGACGTCCGTGGGAAGATTGTGTTCTGTGACCGCTCGGAAGGCCCTACCATGCGTGGCGAGATGGTTCGCGCTGCCGGTGGCGTGGGCATCATCATGTTCAACGACGAGACCGAGGGCGCCGCGACATGGGCCATGGGGAACATGACCATCGCGGCGGCACGCGTTAGCCAGGCCGACGGAGCGAAGATCATGGCGTACGTCAAGTCCACGGCCAACCCCACGGCGAGCCTCTATTTCACCGGCGTTGTGCTGGACCCGGCCTTCCAGCCGGCCATCGCACAGTACTCTTCACGAGGCCCCTGCAACATGTCAAACCTCGGCGTGCTCAAGCCCGACATCACCGGCCCCGGCACAAACATCATCGCCGCCGTCCCGGGCGGGAGCGCCGGCGCGCCCAACCGCACCTTCGACATGCTCAGCGGCACATCCATGTCTGCGCCGCACCTCTCGGGGATCGCAGCCGTGCTGAAGCGAGCGCGCCCAGGGTGGTCGCCCTCCGCGATCAGGTCGGCGATGATGACAACGGCCGACGTGACGCACCCAGACGGCACGCCGATCACCGACGAGATCACCGGCAAGCCGGCGACACACCTCCTCATGGGCTCTGGGATGGTGAACCCCACCAAGGCGCTAGACCCGGGCCTCATCTACGACCTCGCAACCAATGACTACCTCCGCTACATCTGCGGCCTCGGGTACAATGACAGCTTCGTCAACGACATCATCGCACAGCCGCTACGGAACGCGAGCTGCGCAACCTCCGTCAAGATCGAGGGCAAGGACCTGAACTATCCGTCGTTCCTGGTGACACTCACGCCGGCCGCGCCGGTGGTCGAGGTCAAGCGAACGGTGACCAACATTGGCGAGGCCGTGTCGGTGTACACGGCGGAGGTCGTGGCACCGAAGACCGTCGCGGTCGAGGTGGTGCCGCCGAGGCTGCAGTTCAGCACTGTGAACCAGAAGATGGATTTCACTGTAAGGTTCCGCAGAGTTGCCAATCCCGTCAACGGCACGGTGGAAGGCAGCCTCCGGTGGGTCTCCGGCAAGTACTCCGTACGCAGCCCCATCGTCGTCCTTGATGGAACACTGAAATTAGTTTAG
- the LOC112900489 gene encoding 1-aminocyclopropane-1-carboxylate oxidase homolog 1-like, whose amino-acid sequence MSVTPAYDDCTAELRELDATLASVRAIVASGATHVPRIFRLRNPEQQLRAQEHPPSATVPVINLGGNHVAVVDVVARIASEWGFFQVTGHGVPEEAMAAAVAAVRAFHEADGGKGSDCCDSDKALLYSREPGKAVKYHCNFDLYQSPVANWRDTLYLRMAPDPPASDPPASDELPVSFLLYWSMMICRDALFEYAKQVKNLGDRLFELLSEVLGLKPSYLTDIECNQGQIILSHYYPPCPQPELAIGTSRRSDSGFLTILLQDEVGGLQILHEDQWVDITPTPGAFIINIADLLQLISNDKFSSVEHRVVAKNAKPRVSIACFFSTHFHPASTRTYGPINELLSEKNPPLYRETLVRDYIADYYSVGSDGREKTALSGFRL is encoded by the exons ATGTCCGTCACCCCCGCCTACGATGACTGCACCGCCGAGCTCCGCGAGCTGGACGCAACCCTCGCCAGCGTCCGTGCTATCGTCGCATCAGGCGCGACGCATGTCCCGCGCATCTTCCGCCTCCGCAACCCGGAGCAGCAGCTCCGGGCTCAAGAACACCCTCCCTCAGCAACCGTCCCGGTGATCAACCTTGGCGGCAACCACGTGGCCGTGGTGGACGTCGTCGCCCGCATCGCGTCGGAGTGGGGGTTCTTCCAGGTGACGGGCCACGGGGTGCCCGAGGAGGCGATGGCCGCAGCCGTGGCGGCGGTGCGGGCGTTCCACGAGGCGGACGGGGGGAAGGGCAGCGact GTTGTGACAGCGACAAGGCGCTGCTCTACTCGCGGGAACCCGGGAAGGCGGTCAAGTACCACTGCAACTTCGACCTGTACCAGTCGCCGGTGGCCAACTGGCGGGACACGCTCTACCTGCGCATGGCGCCCGACCCGCCGGCCTCCGACCCGCCGGCCTCTGACGAGCTGCCGGTGAGC TTCTTATTATATTGGAGTATGATGATTTGCAGAGATGCGCTATTTGAATATGCAAAACAAGTGAAGAATTTGGGAGACAGATTGTTCGAGCTGCTCTCTGAGGTTCTTGGCCTCAAACCGAGCTACTTAACAGATATAGAGTGCAATCAGGGACAAATTATACTTTCCCACTACTACCCTCCGTGCCCCCAGCCTGAACTTGCCATTGGGACAAGCCGGCGTTCCGACTCAGGCTTCCTGACCATACTTCTGCAGGACGAAGTTGGCGGCTTGCAGATCCTCCATGAGGATCAGTGGGTCGACATTACACCGACTCCTGGAGCGTTCATCATCAACATAGCTGATCTCTTGCAG CTAATCTCCAACGACAAGTTCAGTAGTGTGGAGCACAGAGTGGTAGCCAAGAATGCCAAACCTAGAGTTTCGATCGCATGCTTTTTCAGCACGCATTTTCATCCTGCTTCGACAAGAACGTATGGTCCAATCAATGAGTTGCTGTCAGAGAAGAACCCTCCTTTGTATAGGGAAACACTCGTCAGAGATTATATTGCAGATTACTACTCTGTTGGATCGGATGGCAGGGAGAAGACTGCTCTATCTGGTTTCCGGTTGTGA